The sequence GTTTCTCCTCTGCTTTGCTTACTCCTCGTTGCTGCTTGCTCAGGGTTGACGTTAGGGCAGGAGGCTACGACCGAGAAATCGATCGAAGGGAAATACCTCTCAAACGTGCGTCAAGTCACTTCCGGGATGGTCAAAGCCGGTGAAGGCTATTTTTCGCCAGATGGCAAGCAAATCGTTTACCAAGCCGTTCCTCCCCAATACCCGTTCTACCAGATCTACACCCAGCCACTGGAAGGTGGTAAACCGGAACTGGTGAGCACCGGTCGTGGACGTACGACTTGTGCTTATTTCACGCCAGATGGCAAAGACATTTTGTTCTCCAGCAGCCATCTCGACCCCAACATGACACAAACCGAGCAGGAAGAAATCGCACGGCAAGAGGAAGAACGCAAAAGTGGCCAACGCCGTCGCTATTCGTGGGACTTCGATCCTTATACCGATATCTATCTGAAAAACATGGCCACCAGCAAGCTGACGCAGCTCACGTCCGAAAAGGGCTACGATGCCGAAGGGGCGTTCTCGTACGATGGCAAGAAGATCGCCTTCTGCAGCGACCGCGATGGCGATCCTGATATTTACCTGATGGATGCCGACGGCACAAATCTCAAGCAATTGACCAACGCCAAGGGATACGATGGTGGGCC comes from Bremerella cremea and encodes:
- a CDS encoding TolB family protein, with product MPLQSRFVSPLLCLLLVAACSGLTLGQEATTEKSIEGKYLSNVRQVTSGMVKAGEGYFSPDGKQIVYQAVPPQYPFYQIYTQPLEGGKPELVSTGRGRTTCAYFTPDGKDILFSSSHLDPNMTQTEQEEIARQEEERKSGQRRRYSWDFDPYTDIYLKNMATSKLTQLTSEKGYDAEGAFSYDGKKIAFCSDRDGDPDIYLMDADGTNLKQLTNAKGYDGGPFISPNGKWIVFRSDRKKEGFLQIYVVSIDGEKEIALTDNVGVNWAPYWHPTKPYIIWAGADHSKPGRPNYDLWLMKYEETDDTIKPGPVWRITDSPAADVLPVFSPDGKQLMWTSTRTDDHSSQLFIADFTFPEDESTAGQ